The window GTTATTTAATATTTGGCCTAAACGCACCTGGTCGCCATTTATAATTAGTGGAATATTACTATCGAAATTCAGCGTGAACTTAATATCTTTTTCATCCGCGGCCTGGCATTGGGCAGCTTGTATATTGTCCAGTAACTCCTTCAGGTTAAAATCATCCTGTTCAAACTCTATTTTGCCCGCCTCTATTTTATTTACGTCTAATATATCATCAATGATCACCATCAGGTTCTCGGCCGAGAACTTTAAAACATTCAGATATTCCTGCTGATCTGGCCTGGGGTTTTGTAATAATAAATTAGTGAAACCTATCACCGCGTTCATAGGTGTACGTATCTCATGACTCATTACCGACAGAAACTGTGATTTAGCAATAACCGCTGCTTCGGCTTGCTCTTTGGCACGTACTAAAGCTTCTTCATTTTGTTTTCGGACAGTAATATCTTGAAATATACCATACAGGCGTACACAGCGCCCGTCTTCAAATTCAGGATGGCCAATAGTACGTGTCCACACCTGCTCGCCGCGGGTATTTATCACCCGCAGTTCTAAATCGTACGTTATGCCTTTTTCAACTGCATTTCTAAACCCTTGCAAAAGTATTTCCCTGTCGTGCCCTTCTTTAAAAAAAGATGCGGAGCTTCCCCTGGTTGGCTCATAATCATTAGAAACACCAAATATCTGGCGTGTAACGTCAGTCCAGATAACCTTACCTGTTTCAAGATCAAGCTGCCAGCCGCCGACACGCGCTGCCTCGTTGGTTTTGCTGAGGAAATCTTTCACCATCAGCAGTTCCTTCTGGGTTTCTATCTGTTTAGTTACGTTTATGTAACTTCCAGACATATGCAGCGGTTCCCCTTCCGGCCCCCAATAGTTTACATGACCAGTGCAAAGCAGATAAACAAATGAACCATTAAAGTGACGAAAACGAATCTCCTGTATAAAGGGTTTTTTGGCTACATTACTAATATGTTCAGCCAGATGCCGGTTAAGTATAGCTATATCATCTTCAGGTATAATATCACTCCACGATAATCGGGTATTTGTGCCGGTATACCCCAATAATTCTGTAATTCCCGGATTATCAAATGGCTCAACCCCGGTCATGTCCCAGTCCCAATAGCCTGTTTGCGGCTCGTTGTTTAGTATAGAATTATATCTGTTGGGCATTAAGCGAATTTAACAGCATTTAGTGGAATTACAAGCACGTAAAAATTATTGTGCATCATATGGGATTATTGGAGTTTCAATACACAAAATTGAACATATGCTGTTTTATAATACCAACTGAGCATGTAACCGTTCCAAAGTTTCCAATGGATCGGCACATAACCCCGGATGAACTTTAGAGCATTGTACCACGGTGCTTCGGGTAGCCGTTAACCACCTGAAACGTGAAGCCGCATCTAACAAAGCAATAGGGCCACCTTCCTTACTGCCCTTGCAAACCTGCTCAAACATACATAAGTGTTCCTGTAGTTCATCCATATCTGGCTTAGTAGAAAAGCACTTCATGCGGCCGGTATCAAGCGTATATATAGCCTGCAGAAACTTTTTATCGGCGCAGTATAACACCACACCCACATTAATAAACTCCTCGCGTTCAACCCTGGGCACAACGCGTATTACGGCATATTCAAATAAGTGCTGACCTTGCATGTTGTGCTTCATTTAAGAAAATTTGTGAGGATGCGATACGGGTTTCTAAAAACTGCGCATATATACTTCTTACTTCATCGGGTTCTTCCATCCATTCCTGTGCTATCCATTCATCGGGGATCAGGTTTACTATATCGCGGATCACCTGCGGTGTTAAGATATTTTTTAGTTCAGCATCCGCTGTCTCCAGTTCAGATGCCCGCGCCAATAATACATGATCTTTTACCTGCGTAAAGGGACGTACCGCCTGTTCCTGCCAGTTATGCCACGAATGGTGAAAGTACAACGCCGCGCCATGATCTATCAGCCATAACTCGCGGTGCCAGGTAAGCATATTGGTATTGCGCGGCGTACGGTCGACGTTAGTGAGCAGGCAATCCATCCAAACTATCTTGGATGCCAGCAAAGGATCTACTACGGTGACTGCCCCATCAAAAGTAATAGCCCCGGAAAGATAATGTAGTGCCAGGTTTAATCCTACACTGGCTTTTAACAGGTCTTGTATCTCTTCATCCGGCTCGGTTCTTCCAAAAGCGGTATCCAGGTTAGCAAATACCAGTTCAGGTATTTTAAAACCTATTTTTCGGGCTATTTCGCCCCCAATTAATTCGGCTATCAGGGCTTTAACACCCTGCCCTGCCCCGCGGAATTTTAGCACGTACAAAAAACCGTCATCAGCCTCGGCAATAGCCGGCAGCGACCCGCCTTCGCGCAGCGGCGTTACATAACGGGTTACATTAACTGTGCGTAATTGCGGCGGGGTGTTCATGGTGGCAAATATCTAAAATATATTGACAATGTCATTTCGAACGCAGAGAGAAATCTTCTACACGAAACCGGCGGCGTGCAAAAGATTTCTTCTCGTTCCTCGTTCGAAATGACAAATTGCCTATATATTTAATGCTATTATCTGCGCTTTATATTGCTCAGGTAATAGCGCATTCTTTAAACCGTTTTCCAGTTTTAGCCATCGTAAAAATTTATAGCCAATTAACGCGGGCCACATTATGGGGATATTGCCTAGCTTCAGCAGTTTTTTAACCAGTGGCGGGCATACCAATATTTGCACCTGTTTCAACAAAAAATACCTTAAGCTACCCAAGTGCTTTTTATATTGACGATACAGATCGATAGTGAACTCACTGCTTACCAGATCATGGTGCAGGTGTTCGGCGCGCATCAGCTCCCATTGCAGGTAACTGGCAGGCAGACCGGTTAAATTCATTTGCGCACCTACGCGGTAAAACACATCAAATACCTCTGCCTTTTCCTGTATGGTAAGCTGGCGTTCCAGTAATTCAAACGAGCGGATAGAATAATCAATCAGCATAAACAATACATCGCGATAAGCCCAGTCGGGTATTTGTGCGCCCCGGGCTTGTTCCACGCCCTGGTGTATGGCGGTAATCTTATCAATAGCACGGATAGCATCCTCATAGTCAGAGAAAATAATTTGCCGGGCATAAGCAACGGTCGAGAAAAGTCGGCCTAAAGGGTCGGCAGGTAGTTTACCGGTAAAATAAAGCCAATCCACTGCCTTGTTCACCGCAAATTCCGCTGCCGAACCGGCAAAAATGAACAATACCGTATCGGCTTTGCCCCATATGCTGCGTACTATACTATCTTGTTTTACAAAAGTTGCCATCTTATTTGGTATAAGCGTTTTTAATGGACCTGTTAATGCGCACTTGTTCTAATATCAAAACCAATGCGATACCCAGGGTGTAAGCTATAATATCCCCCCATGCAAAAAAGTTGCCTAAAATAACGTTGGCTAATTTAGAGTCATGCCAGCCCAGTACATCTACAAAATGGAAATACTGCAGGGTTTCCGTTATATAAGCCCAAACCAAAACCAAAAGTGCTGTACCTTTTATAGATGTTTTAAAGAAGCTTTTAATCAAACAGTAAAGAAATATCACCACAAGGAAATCGCCACCGTAGGGACGGATAATGGCATCGTTCATGTAAGTACCGATGAAGTATTCGGCAATAAACAGCAGGGCAGTTATAGCAAAATATAAAATATTAAATCGCATTTATAAAAGTACTTTGAATTACAAAGTTATATAATAAGATTGGTTTATACAATATTTCTGGAGATACGGATGATATCTGTCTGCAGATTTGTTGGATATTTTACACAACCCAAACTATTTTCCCGAACAGGATAGTTAATTTGCAGGATATTCTACCTGCATGTTATCCGAACCATCATACCTTGCTGCCCGAATGGTGGCCACTAAAATTGAAGCGCATTTGTTGCGACACCTGGAAGTTGCCTTACAGTTAGGAGAAGGCGCACTGGCGGTTGTCCCGTCAGTCTCGGTAATTGAATCCATTATTGATGTGGCCTTTTGGGCGAGCCTGCGCCGCGAGGAAGGGCATGCACCTAAAATATCCATCGCCTTTTTACCACCCGAGCAAGCCGACAAGCCCCTGATATTTGAAAACAGTTTACGGCTTACCCCGCAAAACTTAACCAAACTTGCCCCGGCCGTTGAACAGCCCGGCATACATTTGGGCATTTGGTACGACAATGATTCGCTGCATGTTTGGGGGACAACACACCAGATACCGGGCATTTGCTTTGTACTGGAAGTGGTGGAACCCGGCCTGCTGGTTATTAAGCACCGCCGTACAGATGGTTTTGGCAAATTTGTGAATATAGCCGTTTTGCGTGGCGATGAAATAAAAATGGTTGATGAGCACAACATCAGCCTAGATGCTTGCCCTGAGATCATCGAGTCGTTACTTGATATGCCGCTGCCGTCTGCCCCCGGCGGGTCATTTAATATTCTGGTGGAGCTGGCGACGGCCATGCGGGCGCATAACCGGGGTGGCCTGGTGCTGATAGTACCTACAGGCACAACCCAATGGCATAATTCGGTAATCCATCCTATCTCCTACCCGGTTAACCCGGCTTATACTGTTATATCCGACTTGCTGAAAACAACCAAACCCAAGCGCGATATAGCCTGGAAGCAGAACCTGCGCAACGCTATAGATATTATTGGCGGCTTTACCGCGGTAGATGGCGCCACGGTGATTAATCGCGATAATGAGTTATTGGCCTTCGGCGCTAAAATAGCACGTGCCGAACTAAGCATTCCTGTAGATCAAATGATAGTTACCGAACCGGTAACTGATGCCACACCTATACTTATGCACCCCGCCCAAAACGGTGGCACCCGCCATTTGGCCGCCGCCCAGTTTGTTTACGATCAGCGCGATGCCCAGGCCATGGTAGCCTCGGTTGACGGGCATTTTACGCTGTTCGCCTGGTCACAGCAATTAAATATGGTACATGCACACAGGATTGATATTTTGTTGATGTAGAGGACCGCTGATTTAGACTGATGATTTTGATTTCGCTGATAACAGATGTGAGCTAATCTATGCCGTAAAGCTTATTCAAATCCAAATTATAATAGCCGAATGTTTTTACATTTAATAGGTCGATAATAATTACTAAAAATACATTTTCAATATCTGTAGGAAGTAACAAGTGATCATAGGTATTAGATGGATTTCTATAAACGTATCGTACTACCCCATTATCATAGATATTACTTGGAATTTTATTTGCATTTACTAGTTCTTCAACAAACGGCCATATATCTAAAATAGGTTCGGCTGTTTCAGTTACATCGGTCATTGGAACGGCGAAGGTAGATTGGAATTGTTCTTCAGTTAATTCTGTCAACATAACCAGTTATTCTAACAACAATGCGTCATCACCCTCATCTGTCAAACTCAACTGTATAGAATCGCTGCCGGCAATACCTTCAATAGAGCCTTTAATGTGGGCGGCATTCAGCAGCACTTTTTCCAGTTGTTTTTCGCGGGCTTTCCACATTTTCTCCATGGCATCGCGTTCGCGCTGGATAGACATTTTCATACTTAGGTAACCCTCGCGAATGGCTTTCCATTGTTCAGAGAATTCCGAGCCGGTAAGATAATCGTATAGCAAATGCATCTTATCACCCTTGTTTTCCTGCGAACGGCTTTGGTTGGCTAATTTGATAATACCATCACGCAGCACATAGGCCACGGCCTTCACCTCATCAAACGAGCATATCCACACCCCATCCATCTGGCCAAAGCAATCCATACCATTCGGATAACATTGGGTAACTATTACTGCTACATCCACACCCATGCTGCGCATATCGCGTTTCAACTTCTCTATCCACTCCATGCTGAACACCTTGGTGCGCTTGCTTTCGTAGATAATCTTGCCACATTCCTGCCCAAACTGGTTACGCACAGTTTGCACACAGTCGGCGCCGCGCACGCCTTTGCCAACCTCGCCAATAATATCAAACGGGAAAAAGTTGCGCAGGTGTTCTTCCAGTATCAGTTCCTGCACCTCGCCCTGTAATTGCATAGAACCTTGTTCGGCTTTACGCTTCATCTCATCAACCAGCTTTTTCTGGTCGTCCAGTTGTTTTTCCAGTTCGCGCTGGCGCAGCAAGTGTTCAGTATCTTTTAATTGCGATTTTTCGGCTTCCTGCTTGCGTATTTCCTGGGCTAATAGCTCGCGCTGTTCCTGCAATTTGCGTTGCAGTTCAATTTGCAGTTCCTGCTCTTTTTGTATCAGGGCCTGCTCTTTTTGCAAAAACTCCAGTTCTTTCTGGCGCGATGCTTTTAACTTCTCATCCGCATCTTCTTTGCCTTTTTGCAACATCACCAATTGGTTCTCAAAATCTGAAGCGATGGATTTGCGCAGGTTTTCTTCCAGCGTTAGCTGCAAGGCTTTCTTTTCGTTTTGCAGGCGCTGTTCAAAAACTAATTGCTGCTGCTGTTCTTTTAACTGAAACTCATTCAGCTTCAAGTTATATTCCTGTTCTTTTTTGGCTGTGTATTCCTGCATTTTCAGGCGCAGGTCTTTCTTTATTTCTTCGGCCATTACTTCCTCTAATGGGAAAGCTGTACCGCACGATGGACATTTTACTTCTGTTGCCATTTAATTGTTGTTCTGTTTGAATCCCTACCCCGCTATTCTCTCCCAAAAATACCGTTAAAACACGGTTTATTTTGCACGCAAAAGGCTTTTACTTTACAAAGTAATAAAAAGGTATTTAATTAATGCTTTGGCCTTACATCAACCTTAAAACTTAACGATGTACCTAACCTATAAAAACGAAAATATGAACCACATTATGGTGTGCGCCGAATTCCCCGGGACAACCGACGAACAAGCAAACGAGATCTACGCCATCCTTAACCAGCGCAACTGGACCCGCATCACCAGTCAGGACGAAGAATTTAACAATATTTGGTATGGCACTTTTAACCGGCAGATGCTGGAAAAGGATTGCCGTGAGATTGCTACCCGTAATTTTATGGAGGCCGCTAAAAAATATTGTAGCGAGGTACAGCTTACCATACTTTGGGGGGCTAACAAACCTACATCGCAGGGGTTCACACTTATCAGTTAATATATAGTTATAATAGTTTAGTTAAATGTAAGCGGCCCCGGGTATATCCCGGGGCCGTATGTTTTATATCTAAATTGAACCGTTTATATGCTAAATGTTTATGCGGCAGGTTACTTTTTAATAAACTTTGCCGCTACCCAATCTTTCATTTTTAAGTGACTAACATATTGCATACCATATTTACCGGCAGCAGCGGTTATCATATCAAGGTCTATAGCTTCATAAAAACCACTGAAGTATATTTCGCCGCCATCGCGTAAAACTTCGCTGTAAGTAGGAATTTGATCTAATAAGATATTACGGTTAATATTAGCCAAGATAATATCATACTCATCAACAGGTATAGCTTCTTTAGAACCGCAAAGCGGGGTGATATTTTCTATGTTGTTAAGTGCCGAATTTTCGATAGTGCTTTCAAAACAAATCGCATCGTAATCAATTGCTGTAACACGCTCAGCGCCCAGCTTTGAAGCCAATATAGCTAATATGCCTGTACCGCAACCCATATCCAGCACGTTTTTACCTTCAAAATCAGTACTCAGCATTTGCTGCATCATCATTGTAGTAGTTTCGTGATGGCCGGTACCAAAAGCCATTTTAGGATCGATCACAATTTCGTACGGAAATTCCGGGTGCGCTTCATGGAAAGTTGCCCGTATGTAAATCTGATCATCAATCTGCATGGGTTCAAAATTACTTTCCCACTCCTTATTCCAGTTTGTTTGTGGTATTTGGTGTATATTATAACTAAACGGGAACATCTCGCGATAGGGCGCTAATTGCTCGCCGATGCGTTCGTCATCAAAATCATTAACAGGGATATAGGCTTTAAACCCGTTTTCAACTTCTTCAAATGTATCAAAGCCAATTTCGCCCAGGGCGTTGATCAATAGATCCTGCTGGTAGCCTTCGGTAGTGGTTGTGGTAAAATGCAGTTCGTAGTAATTCATTAATGATGGTGATAAAGATGGGTTAACTAGAGATTAGTCATTCTCTGGCTTAGCTTTTGCCCTCATGAACGATTTTATATCAAACAGGAATAGCACTAAAAAGTTGATGAACCAATAAAATAATTGTACCCCGGTCATAAACAAGGCAATATGAATCAAATGTTCTGTGCCCACAGCCCTATCCCAAATAATGTAGGATAATCCGCCCGCAGCTATTACACATACCAGTATGAGGCCAATAAAAATACCGATTGCCGCTTTATGCCGCGCTACTATTTTATCCCATAAGGGCAAAATAATAAGGTATTGGGTAAGTATTGCAATGATCAACTGGAATGGCGCGAATATCTTGTAATAATTAATCAATCCCGCGGCTGATCCATCACCAATATCTGACAACCCCTCAAAAGTATGATGCAGGGGATTGTATTTGATGATTATAGCAAACACCCAAAACGCTACAACCGACGGGACTATTACTTTTAAAAATCTCATGCTATGCTACGCGTCATTGGTCATTAGTCATTACGCTTCGCTGTCATTGGTTCATACGCACATTTGCATATACG of the Mucilaginibacter boryungensis genome contains:
- a CDS encoding DUF2130 domain-containing protein gives rise to the protein MATEVKCPSCGTAFPLEEVMAEEIKKDLRLKMQEYTAKKEQEYNLKLNEFQLKEQQQQLVFEQRLQNEKKALQLTLEENLRKSIASDFENQLVMLQKGKEDADEKLKASRQKELEFLQKEQALIQKEQELQIELQRKLQEQRELLAQEIRKQEAEKSQLKDTEHLLRQRELEKQLDDQKKLVDEMKRKAEQGSMQLQGEVQELILEEHLRNFFPFDIIGEVGKGVRGADCVQTVRNQFGQECGKIIYESKRTKVFSMEWIEKLKRDMRSMGVDVAVIVTQCYPNGMDCFGQMDGVWICSFDEVKAVAYVLRDGIIKLANQSRSQENKGDKMHLLYDYLTGSEFSEQWKAIREGYLSMKMSIQRERDAMEKMWKAREKQLEKVLLNAAHIKGSIEGIAGSDSIQLSLTDEGDDALLLE
- a CDS encoding HipA family kinase, giving the protein MNTPPQLRTVNVTRYVTPLREGGSLPAIAEADDGFLYVLKFRGAGQGVKALIAELIGGEIARKIGFKIPELVFANLDTAFGRTEPDEEIQDLLKASVGLNLALHYLSGAITFDGAVTVVDPLLASKIVWMDCLLTNVDRTPRNTNMLTWHRELWLIDHGAALYFHHSWHNWQEQAVRPFTQVKDHVLLARASELETADAELKNILTPQVIRDIVNLIPDEWIAQEWMEEPDEVRSIYAQFLETRIASSQIFLNEAQHARSALI
- the prmA gene encoding 50S ribosomal protein L11 methyltransferase translates to MNYYELHFTTTTTEGYQQDLLINALGEIGFDTFEEVENGFKAYIPVNDFDDERIGEQLAPYREMFPFSYNIHQIPQTNWNKEWESNFEPMQIDDQIYIRATFHEAHPEFPYEIVIDPKMAFGTGHHETTTMMMQQMLSTDFEGKNVLDMGCGTGILAILASKLGAERVTAIDYDAICFESTIENSALNNIENITPLCGSKEAIPVDEYDIILANINRNILLDQIPTYSEVLRDGGEIYFSGFYEAIDLDMITAAAGKYGMQYVSHLKMKDWVAAKFIKK
- a CDS encoding oxygenase MpaB family protein; translated protein: MATFVKQDSIVRSIWGKADTVLFIFAGSAAEFAVNKAVDWLYFTGKLPADPLGRLFSTVAYARQIIFSDYEDAIRAIDKITAIHQGVEQARGAQIPDWAYRDVLFMLIDYSIRSFELLERQLTIQEKAEVFDVFYRVGAQMNLTGLPASYLQWELMRAEHLHHDLVSSEFTIDLYRQYKKHLGSLRYFLLKQVQILVCPPLVKKLLKLGNIPIMWPALIGYKFLRWLKLENGLKNALLPEQYKAQIIALNI
- a CDS encoding PAS domain-containing hybrid sensor histidine kinase/response regulator, translated to MPNRYNSILNNEPQTGYWDWDMTGVEPFDNPGITELLGYTGTNTRLSWSDIIPEDDIAILNRHLAEHISNVAKKPFIQEIRFRHFNGSFVYLLCTGHVNYWGPEGEPLHMSGSYINVTKQIETQKELLMVKDFLSKTNEAARVGGWQLDLETGKVIWTDVTRQIFGVSNDYEPTRGSSASFFKEGHDREILLQGFRNAVEKGITYDLELRVINTRGEQVWTRTIGHPEFEDGRCVRLYGIFQDITVRKQNEEALVRAKEQAEAAVIAKSQFLSVMSHEIRTPMNAVIGFTNLLLQNPRPDQQEYLNVLKFSAENLMVIIDDILDVNKIEAGKIEFEQDDFNLKELLDNIQAAQCQAADEKDIKFTLNFDSNIPLIINGDQVRLGQILNNLLSNAIKFTQQGEVTLSCKLIRQDTHKANVYFEVKDTGIGIPKDKQEYVFEIFSQASTSTTRHFGGTGLGLAICQRLVNLMRGEIKLESAPGQGSCFYFELELQKGKNQESNTIKSKQTVYPDFLKGRKALLVEDNPINVLVARRFLEKWGMLCDVAENGQIGVDMIQLKAYDLVLMDMQMPVMDGYEATAAIRAFGGRYKKLPIIALTASALLDMKDKILASGMDDYISKPFKPEELYDKICLYVSKQQEV
- a CDS encoding ribosomal maturation YjgA family protein, with the translated sequence MRFNILYFAITALLFIAEYFIGTYMNDAIIRPYGGDFLVVIFLYCLIKSFFKTSIKGTALLVLVWAYITETLQYFHFVDVLGWHDSKLANVILGNFFAWGDIIAYTLGIALVLILEQVRINRSIKNAYTK
- a CDS encoding DUF3037 domain-containing protein: MQGQHLFEYAVIRVVPRVEREEFINVGVVLYCADKKFLQAIYTLDTGRMKCFSTKPDMDELQEHLCMFEQVCKGSKEGGPIALLDAASRFRWLTATRSTVVQCSKVHPGLCADPLETLERLHAQLVL
- a CDS encoding putative sensor domain DACNV-containing protein, yielding MLSEPSYLAARMVATKIEAHLLRHLEVALQLGEGALAVVPSVSVIESIIDVAFWASLRREEGHAPKISIAFLPPEQADKPLIFENSLRLTPQNLTKLAPAVEQPGIHLGIWYDNDSLHVWGTTHQIPGICFVLEVVEPGLLVIKHRRTDGFGKFVNIAVLRGDEIKMVDEHNISLDACPEIIESLLDMPLPSAPGGSFNILVELATAMRAHNRGGLVLIVPTGTTQWHNSVIHPISYPVNPAYTVISDLLKTTKPKRDIAWKQNLRNAIDIIGGFTAVDGATVINRDNELLAFGAKIARAELSIPVDQMIVTEPVTDATPILMHPAQNGGTRHLAAAQFVYDQRDAQAMVASVDGHFTLFAWSQQLNMVHAHRIDILLM